A stretch of the Vibrio sp. HB236076 genome encodes the following:
- the dkgB gene encoding 2,5-didehydrogluconate reductase DkgB, with translation MGITHRAMPQIGLGTYRLEGQSAYQTVLTAIELGFRHIDTAQFYGNEREVGQAVKDSGVSRSELFITTKVWWDKLRPNDFIRSVESSLMRLGLDYVDLLLVHWPSPNNQVPMAEYLAALKQAKLKGFTLEIGVSNFTIAQLKQAQAILAPEVLYTNQVEVHPYHGNHMLIEYCHQHQIHVTGYMPLARGKVLAEPVIVDLAKKYQRTESQIVIAWCLLNGITTIPSSSKRAHLADNLAAMDLALSPADVAKINDLNRNQKMTNPDFSPAWDKDVLESLDESSQMDCA, from the coding sequence ATGGGGATCACACACCGTGCCATGCCACAAATAGGGTTAGGAACTTATCGCCTTGAAGGGCAGAGCGCATACCAAACAGTATTGACGGCAATCGAGCTTGGGTTCCGCCATATTGATACCGCTCAGTTTTACGGCAATGAAAGAGAAGTTGGCCAAGCGGTCAAAGACAGCGGCGTCTCTCGCAGTGAGTTGTTTATTACCACTAAGGTGTGGTGGGACAAATTGCGACCTAACGATTTTATTCGCAGCGTCGAGAGCAGTTTAATGCGCTTGGGCCTAGATTATGTCGACTTGTTATTAGTTCACTGGCCGTCGCCGAACAATCAAGTGCCAATGGCAGAGTACTTAGCGGCGTTAAAACAAGCGAAGTTGAAAGGCTTTACTTTGGAAATTGGCGTTTCGAACTTCACGATTGCTCAATTAAAGCAAGCGCAAGCGATTCTTGCGCCAGAAGTGCTCTACACCAACCAAGTCGAAGTGCACCCTTATCACGGCAATCACATGCTGATCGAGTATTGTCATCAACACCAAATCCACGTGACCGGGTACATGCCTTTGGCTCGAGGTAAGGTGCTTGCCGAGCCAGTGATTGTCGATTTAGCCAAAAAGTATCAGCGTACAGAAAGTCAAATTGTCATTGCTTGGTGTTTGCTCAACGGGATCACCACGATACCGTCGTCGTCAAAACGCGCTCATCTTGCCGATAACTTAGCGGCGATGGATTTAGCGCTTAGCCCTGCCGACGTGGCGAAGATTAATGATCTCAACCGCAACCAAAAAATGACCAATCCTGATTTTTCTCCGGCGTGGGATAAGGACGTTTTGGAAAGTTTGGATGAGAGCTCGCAAATGGACTGTGCTTAG